In Candidatus Nitrosarchaeum limnium SFB1, the following proteins share a genomic window:
- a CDS encoding glucose-1-phosphate thymidyltransferase, translating into MKGIILHGGHGTRLRPLTHTGPKQLLPIANKPMSQYCVETLVDAGIVEIAFIVGGVGSDKVKDYYGNGEKFGAKFKYIEQDFPKGIAHAISLCKDFVNDEKFVVFLGDNIIQREISEYVSKFEKSNAEASLLLCEVSNPSQFGIAEINNNKIIKITEKPKNPSTNLAVTGIYFLTPHIFEVIKKLKPSWRNEFEIADALQMLVEEEKEIIYGMITDFWKDTGTPNDIIEANRIILENMTESFQGKKEENVILKGKITVGEGTIIKNGVKVVGPTIIGKNCVIENNTIIGENTSIGDDSHFSYCTISNSIIMSNCIIDGKLEIKDSIIASNSKIIKRKDEKGQKFLLGEGTQISL; encoded by the coding sequence ATGAAAGGGATTATTTTACATGGTGGACATGGAACGCGTTTACGACCATTAACACATACTGGTCCCAAGCAATTGCTTCCTATAGCCAATAAACCTATGTCACAGTATTGTGTTGAAACATTGGTTGATGCAGGAATTGTTGAAATTGCGTTTATTGTTGGCGGTGTTGGATCAGATAAAGTCAAAGACTATTATGGAAACGGTGAAAAATTTGGCGCTAAATTCAAATACATTGAACAAGATTTTCCTAAAGGTATAGCACATGCAATTTCATTGTGTAAAGATTTTGTAAATGATGAAAAATTTGTAGTATTTTTGGGAGATAATATTATTCAACGTGAAATTAGTGAATATGTTTCAAAGTTTGAAAAATCTAATGCTGAAGCTTCTCTTTTATTATGTGAGGTGAGTAATCCCTCACAGTTTGGAATAGCTGAAATAAACAACAATAAGATTATAAAAATAACGGAAAAACCGAAAAATCCTTCAACCAATCTTGCTGTTACAGGAATTTATTTTCTGACTCCACATATTTTTGAGGTGATAAAAAAATTAAAACCATCTTGGAGAAATGAATTTGAAATTGCTGATGCATTGCAAATGCTAGTAGAAGAAGAAAAAGAGATCATTTATGGAATGATAACGGATTTTTGGAAAGATACTGGTACACCTAATGATATTATTGAAGCTAATAGAATAATTTTGGAGAATATGACAGAATCATTTCAAGGCAAAAAAGAAGAGAATGTTATTTTAAAAGGTAAAATCACAGTTGGGGAAGGAACTATTATAAAAAACGGAGTGAAGGTTGTAGGACCCACCATTATTGGAAAAAATTGCGTGATTGAAAATAATACAATAATTGGAGAAAACACAAGTATCGGAGATGATTCTCATTTTAGTTATTGTACTATATCAAATTCAATAATTATGTCAAATTGTATCATTGATGGTAAATTAGAAATTAAAGATAGTATAATTGCATCCAATTCAAAAATAATTAAAAGAAAAGACGAAAAGGGTCAGAAATTCCTTTTAGGAGAGGGAACGCAGATATCATTATAA
- a CDS encoding Putative xylanase/chitin deacetylase has translation MNLLGIDFEDWYHPQLVEPFVSEEIKIPTMFKGLNKILDLLRKNDSKATFFVVGELLESNPEIFDKIMSEGHEIGFHTMKHTRMDSLNFRSIFKQELKDFEKLTLGKSIGFRAPTFSLNEKSSWLIEELVNNKYKYDSSIVPAKTSMYGIPTAEKSPYKITNSNLGKNDPNGTLIEFPLMVTKFLGKTIPAAGGFYLRALPLQIIKKAIKSYEQKEIPASLYIHSWELTPEFIPKIKLPLKNHFITYHKIGKTFSKLNELINEFKFTSFNTFLKI, from the coding sequence TTGAATTTGCTTGGTATAGATTTTGAAGATTGGTATCATCCACAACTTGTTGAGCCTTTTGTTTCTGAGGAAATTAAAATTCCTACAATGTTTAAAGGTCTTAACAAAATATTAGATCTTTTAAGAAAAAATGATTCCAAAGCTACATTTTTTGTGGTGGGAGAGTTACTAGAATCAAATCCTGAAATATTTGATAAAATTATGTCAGAAGGACATGAAATTGGATTTCATACTATGAAACATACTAGAATGGATTCTTTGAATTTTAGATCAATTTTTAAACAAGAACTGAAAGATTTTGAAAAACTTACTTTAGGAAAATCGATTGGATTTAGAGCTCCAACTTTTTCTTTGAATGAAAAAAGTTCATGGTTAATTGAAGAGCTTGTTAATAACAAATACAAATACGATAGCAGTATAGTTCCTGCAAAAACAAGTATGTATGGAATACCAACTGCTGAAAAATCTCCGTATAAAATAACTAACTCCAATTTGGGTAAAAATGATCCTAATGGAACGTTGATAGAATTTCCATTAATGGTCACAAAATTTCTAGGAAAAACAATACCTGCAGCTGGTGGATTTTATCTTAGAGCATTACCACTCCAAATAATCAAAAAAGCAATAAAATCATATGAGCAAAAAGAAATCCCTGCAAGTTTGTATATTCACTCATGGGAATTAACTCCAGAATTCATACCTAAAATAAAATTGCCCTTGAAAAATCATTTTATTACTTATCACAAAATAGGAAAAACTTTTTCAAAATTGAATGAATTAATAAATGAATTTAAATTTACGTCGTTTAATACATTTTTAAAAATATAA
- a CDS encoding hypothetical protein (hypothetical protein Nmar_0118) — MIKTEETRISKIIFVLRWNKLIMLRIINNKITISFLIIFFSGLVFRFFYFPNELPLVADAMDNFRYATAINYYGHLPTEWAPANNGWPIFLSFWFSIINLENSSQYMELQRIISIILSSLITIPVYFLCRKFFDGKISLVGAALFAFDPRIIVNSLLGITEPLFILLSVSSLVIFLRYERRAIIIAFILASFSTIIRSEGIFIFFTLTILFFIKFRFSKEIIKTYLPSIVIFLIILIPIMSYKIEVSGNDGIFQRVAGGSDEILSMTNQGETEKIFQGLELFVKYLGWVMIPNFLIFVPFGIIQFFRTRTKETNFIIVFLIITSLPILYAGIAHAQDTRYFYVLYPIFCLVSLFAVKSYLSKSSKKNIVLLLIIVGILISSISFYEYKKVDYESERELNEIAKIGSKMVSGLNFHPSETQYIQAAEIPSKWPFVLPNDIYKIKTVPTTNYESIEKFISNSRADLTHIIVDDNSKLPKFLQDVYYHEEKYDFLNKVFDSQENGFKHHVKIFEINYQKFDSENKN; from the coding sequence ATGATAAAAACAGAAGAGACAAGAATAAGTAAGATAATTTTTGTATTGAGATGGAATAAATTGATAATGTTAAGAATAATCAACAATAAAATAACAATTTCATTCTTAATCATATTTTTTAGTGGATTAGTATTTCGTTTTTTTTATTTCCCTAATGAATTACCACTTGTGGCAGATGCAATGGATAATTTTAGATATGCAACAGCAATAAATTATTATGGACATTTACCCACTGAATGGGCTCCTGCCAATAACGGATGGCCAATATTTCTTTCATTTTGGTTTTCAATAATCAACCTAGAAAATTCTTCACAATATATGGAATTGCAACGCATAATATCAATAATTTTATCTAGTTTGATTACGATTCCTGTTTATTTTTTATGTAGAAAATTTTTTGATGGCAAAATTTCATTAGTCGGTGCTGCATTATTTGCTTTTGATCCTAGAATCATAGTAAATTCATTATTAGGAATAACAGAGCCATTATTTATTTTACTTAGTGTATCATCATTAGTAATTTTTTTGCGATATGAAAGAAGAGCAATAATCATAGCATTCATCCTTGCATCATTTAGTACTATAATAAGATCAGAAGGAATTTTCATTTTTTTTACTTTAACAATACTGTTTTTCATAAAATTCAGGTTTTCAAAAGAAATCATAAAAACATATCTGCCAAGTATTGTAATTTTTCTTATTATACTAATTCCAATCATGAGTTATAAAATAGAGGTTTCAGGTAATGATGGAATATTTCAAAGGGTTGCTGGCGGTTCCGATGAGATTTTATCAATGACAAACCAAGGAGAGACTGAAAAAATTTTTCAGGGATTAGAGCTTTTTGTCAAGTATTTAGGATGGGTGATGATACCAAATTTTTTAATATTTGTACCATTTGGAATAATACAATTTTTTAGAACACGTACAAAAGAGACAAATTTTATTATAGTATTTTTAATAATTACCTCTCTTCCAATTTTGTATGCAGGTATAGCCCATGCACAGGATACGAGATATTTTTATGTTTTATATCCTATTTTTTGTTTGGTATCATTATTTGCAGTAAAAAGTTATCTTTCAAAATCATCAAAGAAAAATATTGTATTATTATTAATTATTGTTGGAATTTTGATCAGCTCTATTAGTTTTTACGAATACAAAAAAGTAGATTATGAGAGTGAAAGAGAATTAAACGAAATTGCAAAAATAGGATCCAAAATGGTATCAGGACTGAATTTTCATCCATCAGAAACACAATATATTCAAGCTGCAGAAATTCCAAGTAAATGGCCATTTGTACTTCCCAATGACATCTATAAAATAAAAACAGTTCCAACAACCAATTATGAAAGCATAGAAAAATTCATTTCAAACTCAAGAGCTGATTTGACGCATATAATAGTAGACGACAATTCCAAACTACCAAAGTTTTTACAGGATGTGTATTACCATGAAGAAAAATATGATTTTTTGAATAAAGTATTTGATTCGCAAGAAAATGGTTTCAAGCATCATGTAAAAATTTTTGAGATAAATTATCAAAAATTTGATTCTGAAAATAAAAATTAG
- a CDS encoding 2-polyprenyl-3-methyl-5-hydroxy-6-metoxy-1,4-benzoquinol methylase has product MKQNKKLKKFYDKVYLKGEKKHFTTYRESSSTSEIKEVLKQISWKSKSVLDVGCGTGYFAYSVAKKGANVLGIDFSIEAIQIAKSQYIHPNLEFKAIDVSKIKEKFDVIVSNGTLEHMDNPLRTLKLFKNHLNPNGCIIITSPNWTNPRGYILLTLLFLFKAPITLVDLHYFTPIDFQNFAKKLKMKLNWKTFDRSWGHGDVLIKDLEKRLPNVLHDAKLPNNKKQIALFLKWIKTNIVSLNNDQLHSGATGMYVFSFN; this is encoded by the coding sequence TTGAAACAAAACAAGAAATTAAAGAAATTTTATGATAAAGTGTATCTAAAAGGGGAAAAAAAACATTTTACTACTTATAGGGAGTCTTCTTCCACATCTGAAATAAAAGAAGTATTAAAACAAATTTCATGGAAGTCAAAAAGTGTACTTGATGTAGGTTGTGGTACTGGATATTTTGCCTACAGTGTAGCTAAAAAAGGTGCAAATGTTTTGGGAATTGATTTTTCAATAGAAGCAATACAAATAGCTAAATCTCAATACATACATCCCAATCTTGAATTCAAAGCTATTGATGTAAGTAAAATTAAAGAAAAATTTGATGTTATTGTTTCAAATGGTACTTTAGAACACATGGATAATCCACTTAGAACACTAAAGTTATTCAAAAACCATTTGAATCCAAATGGTTGTATTATTATAACTTCCCCAAATTGGACAAATCCCAGAGGATATATTTTGCTGACCTTGTTATTTTTATTCAAAGCTCCGATTACCTTAGTGGATCTTCATTATTTTACCCCAATAGATTTTCAAAATTTTGCAAAAAAACTAAAGATGAAGTTAAATTGGAAAACTTTTGACAGATCTTGGGGTCATGGAGATGTTCTTATAAAAGATCTTGAAAAAAGACTTCCAAATGTTCTTCATGATGCAAAATTACCCAATAATAAAAAACAAATCGCTTTATTCTTAAAATGGATTAAAACAAACATTGTTTCACTAAACAATGATCAATTACATAGTGGTGCTACTGGGATGTATGTTTTTTCTTTTAATTAA